The Stappia sp. genome window below encodes:
- a CDS encoding propionyl-CoA synthetase, with product MASRYHEVYEGWKRDPEGFWASAAAEIDWIKPWDTVFDASLGGYGQWFAGAECNTCYNCLDRHVERGRPGQPAIIYDSPITGKKATFTYEETLERVNAIAAVLADQGVAKGDRVIIYMPMIPEAVMAMLACARLGAIHSVVFGGFAARELATRIDDARPKAIVAASCGIEPGRVVAYKPLLDEAIEIATHKPDSCFVLQREQADATLRPGRDHDLGALMDAALAAGRTVPCVPVKATDPLYILYTSGTTGQPKGVVRDNGGHMVALKWSMSNLYGIQPGEVFWAASDVGWVVGHSYIVYAPLLQGATTIVFEGKPVGTPDAGVFWRVISEHGVASLFTAPTAFRAIKKEDPDGKLIDDYDLASFRSLFLAGERADPDTLQWAEDMLGVPVIDHWWQTETGWAIVGNPLGLGALPIKHGSPTVPMPGYDVQVLDDAGHPVPAGTLGNVVVKLPLPPGCLPTLWNAPERFHASYLAEFPGYYKTADAGVMDDEGYLFIMARTDDIINVAGHRLSTGAMEEVLASHPNVAECAVIGIVDTLKGQAPLGFVVLKAGVDRPHAEIEAELVKLVREKIGPVAAFKLAITVDRLPKTRSGKILRATMRQIADGDEVKMPATIDDPAILEEIEEALKAHGLVKSG from the coding sequence ATGGCAAGCCGCTACCATGAGGTCTACGAGGGCTGGAAACGCGATCCGGAAGGGTTCTGGGCCAGCGCGGCGGCCGAGATCGACTGGATCAAGCCCTGGGACACGGTGTTCGACGCTAGCCTTGGCGGCTACGGTCAATGGTTCGCCGGGGCGGAATGCAACACCTGTTACAATTGCCTCGACCGGCATGTGGAGCGCGGCCGCCCGGGTCAGCCGGCGATCATCTACGACAGCCCGATCACCGGCAAGAAGGCGACCTTCACCTATGAGGAGACGCTGGAGCGGGTGAACGCCATCGCCGCGGTGCTCGCCGACCAGGGCGTCGCGAAGGGCGACCGGGTGATCATCTACATGCCGATGATCCCGGAAGCGGTGATGGCGATGCTCGCCTGCGCCCGGCTCGGCGCGATCCATTCCGTCGTCTTCGGCGGTTTCGCCGCGCGCGAACTCGCCACCCGCATCGACGACGCCAGGCCCAAGGCCATCGTCGCCGCCTCCTGCGGCATCGAGCCGGGCCGGGTCGTGGCCTACAAGCCGCTGCTCGACGAAGCGATCGAGATCGCCACGCACAAGCCGGACAGCTGTTTCGTGCTGCAGCGCGAACAGGCGGACGCCACCCTGCGGCCGGGCCGCGATCACGATCTGGGCGCCCTGATGGACGCGGCGCTCGCGGCCGGGCGGACCGTGCCCTGCGTGCCCGTCAAGGCGACCGATCCCCTCTATATCCTCTATACCTCCGGCACGACGGGGCAGCCCAAGGGCGTGGTGCGCGACAACGGCGGCCACATGGTCGCGCTCAAGTGGTCGATGTCCAATCTCTACGGCATCCAGCCGGGCGAGGTGTTCTGGGCGGCCTCCGACGTCGGCTGGGTCGTCGGCCATTCCTACATTGTCTATGCGCCGCTGCTGCAAGGGGCGACGACGATCGTCTTCGAGGGCAAGCCGGTCGGCACGCCGGACGCCGGCGTCTTCTGGCGGGTGATCTCCGAGCACGGCGTGGCGAGCCTCTTCACCGCGCCGACCGCGTTTCGCGCGATCAAGAAGGAAGACCCGGACGGCAAGCTGATCGACGACTACGACCTCGCCAGCTTCCGCTCGCTGTTCCTGGCCGGCGAGCGCGCCGACCCGGACACGCTGCAATGGGCGGAGGACATGCTCGGCGTGCCGGTGATCGATCACTGGTGGCAGACGGAAACCGGCTGGGCCATCGTCGGCAATCCGCTGGGCTTGGGCGCCCTGCCGATCAAACACGGGTCGCCGACCGTGCCGATGCCGGGCTACGACGTGCAGGTGCTGGACGACGCCGGCCATCCCGTGCCGGCCGGCACGCTCGGCAATGTGGTGGTCAAGCTGCCGCTGCCGCCGGGCTGCCTGCCGACCCTGTGGAACGCGCCCGAGCGTTTTCACGCGAGCTATCTCGCGGAGTTCCCCGGCTACTACAAGACGGCGGACGCCGGCGTCATGGACGACGAGGGCTACCTCTTCATCATGGCGCGCACCGACGACATCATCAATGTGGCCGGCCACCGTCTGTCGACCGGCGCCATGGAAGAAGTGCTGGCGAGCCATCCGAATGTCGCCGAATGCGCGGTGATCGGGATCGTCGACACGCTGAAGGGCCAGGCGCCACTCGGCTTCGTCGTGCTGAAGGCCGGCGTCGACCGTCCGCACGCGGAGATCGAGGCGGAACTCGTCAAGCTGGTGCGCGAGAAGATCGGCCCCGTCGCCGCCTTCAAGCTGGCGATCACCGTCGACCGGCTGCCCAAGACGCGCTCGGGCAAGATCCTGCGCGCCACCATGCGCCAGATCGCCGATGGCGACGAGGTGAAGATGCCCGCGACCATCGACGACCCGGCGATCCTCGAGGAGATCGAGGAGGCGCTGAAGGCGCACGGTCTCGTCAAGTCGGGCTGA
- a CDS encoding sulfite exporter TauE/SafE family protein produces MLPIADPVFYAFAVPAVLVVGLAKGGFAGPLGLLGVPLMALVIPPVQAAAIMLPILIAMDMAGLAAYRKSFDTKSLAILLPGALVGIGIGYLTAAQVSDAHVRLLVGLVAILFAANAALGGAFHGAPRPHRPWAGRFWGAISGFTSFVSHAGGPPFQFYMLPLRLDPVRFAGTAVVFFTTVNAVKLVPYTALGQFDTRNLATSAVLLPLAPLATFAGVWLVKHVDASVFYKITYAAVGLIGLKLLWDGVAGILA; encoded by the coding sequence GTGCTTCCGATCGCCGATCCGGTCTTCTATGCCTTCGCCGTTCCGGCCGTGCTCGTGGTCGGCCTTGCCAAGGGCGGTTTCGCGGGGCCTCTGGGGCTGCTCGGCGTGCCGCTGATGGCGCTGGTGATCCCCCCGGTTCAGGCGGCCGCCATCATGTTGCCGATCCTGATCGCGATGGACATGGCCGGGCTTGCCGCCTATCGCAAGAGCTTCGACACGAAGAGCCTCGCGATCCTTCTGCCCGGCGCGCTGGTGGGGATCGGGATCGGCTATCTCACCGCCGCGCAGGTGTCGGACGCCCATGTGCGGCTGCTGGTCGGTCTGGTCGCGATCCTCTTCGCGGCGAACGCCGCCCTCGGCGGCGCCTTCCACGGCGCGCCGCGCCCGCACCGACCCTGGGCCGGGCGCTTCTGGGGCGCGATATCCGGCTTCACCAGTTTCGTCAGCCATGCCGGCGGGCCGCCGTTCCAGTTCTACATGCTGCCGCTCCGGCTCGATCCGGTACGTTTCGCCGGCACGGCCGTCGTCTTTTTCACCACCGTCAACGCGGTGAAACTCGTGCCCTACACCGCGCTCGGCCAGTTCGACACGCGCAACCTCGCCACTTCCGCCGTGCTGCTGCCGCTCGCCCCGCTCGCCACCTTCGCCGGCGTGTGGCTGGTGAAACACGTCGACGCCTCCGTCTTCTACAAGATCACCTATGCCGCCGTCGGGCTGATCGGGCTGAAACTCCTGTGGGACGGGGTCGCCGGCATCCTGGCGTGA
- a CDS encoding acyl-CoA synthetase, with amino-acid sequence MAETGSPYMRDLDKTQANYTPLSPLSFLARAASVFPEHTAIVHGRQRTSYADFYARSRRLASALRQRGIGKNDTVTVMLSNTPPMLEAHYGVPMAGAVLHSLNTRLDAAIIAFQLDHAESKVVITDREYASVMKEALALASVDPLVVDYDDPEFAQDGARLGTLDYEALLAEGDPEFAWALPEDEWDAISLNYTSGTTGNPKGVVYHHRGAYLLAQANILTASMGKHPVYLWTLPMFHCNGWCFPWSLSVVAGTHVCLRWVRQKPIWDALADEGVTHLCGAPVVMSTILNTPDADKRDLAGRAVEFFTAAAPPPEAVLAAMKDAGFNVTHLYGLTEVYGPAVVNEWKADWDGLAGADQAALKARQGVRYVALDGLTVMDPETMTPVPADGETLGEVMFRGNVVMKGYLKNPDATAKAFAGGWFHSGDLGVLHPDGYIQLKDRSKDIIISGGENISSIEVEDVLFKHPDVIAAAVVAKPDDKWGETPCAFVETRAGTAVSADDLIAFCRERLAHFKAPRHVVFTDLPKTSTGKIQKFVLRERAREM; translated from the coding sequence ATGGCCGAGACCGGCAGCCCCTACATGCGCGATCTGGACAAGACGCAGGCCAACTACACGCCCCTGTCGCCGTTGAGCTTCCTGGCGCGGGCGGCGAGCGTCTTTCCCGAACACACGGCGATCGTGCACGGCCGCCAGCGCACCTCCTACGCGGACTTCTACGCCCGCAGCCGGCGACTCGCCTCCGCGCTGCGCCAGCGCGGCATCGGCAAGAACGACACGGTGACGGTGATGCTCTCCAACACCCCGCCGATGCTCGAGGCCCACTACGGCGTGCCCATGGCCGGCGCCGTGCTGCATTCGCTCAACACACGGCTCGACGCGGCGATCATCGCCTTCCAGCTCGACCACGCCGAAAGCAAGGTGGTGATCACCGACCGCGAATATGCCTCCGTCATGAAGGAAGCGCTGGCGCTGGCCAGCGTCGATCCGCTCGTCGTCGACTATGACGATCCCGAGTTTGCCCAGGACGGCGCGCGGCTCGGCACGCTCGACTACGAGGCCCTCCTGGCCGAGGGCGATCCGGAGTTCGCCTGGGCCCTGCCGGAGGACGAGTGGGACGCGATCTCGCTGAATTACACCTCGGGCACCACCGGAAACCCCAAGGGCGTGGTCTACCACCATCGCGGCGCCTATCTGCTGGCGCAGGCCAACATTCTCACCGCCTCCATGGGCAAGCATCCCGTCTATCTGTGGACGCTGCCGATGTTCCACTGCAACGGCTGGTGCTTTCCCTGGTCGCTGTCGGTGGTCGCGGGCACCCATGTCTGCCTGCGCTGGGTGCGCCAGAAGCCGATCTGGGACGCGCTCGCCGACGAGGGCGTCACCCATCTGTGCGGCGCGCCGGTGGTCATGTCGACGATCCTCAACACGCCCGACGCCGACAAGCGCGACCTCGCGGGCCGCGCGGTCGAGTTCTTCACCGCCGCCGCGCCGCCGCCCGAGGCGGTGCTCGCCGCGATGAAGGACGCGGGCTTCAACGTCACCCATCTCTACGGGCTGACGGAGGTCTATGGCCCCGCCGTCGTCAACGAATGGAAGGCGGACTGGGACGGGCTGGCCGGTGCCGACCAGGCCGCCCTCAAGGCGCGTCAGGGCGTGCGCTATGTGGCGCTCGACGGGCTCACCGTGATGGACCCCGAGACCATGACGCCGGTGCCGGCCGACGGGGAGACGCTCGGCGAGGTCATGTTCCGCGGCAACGTGGTGATGAAGGGCTATCTGAAGAACCCGGACGCGACGGCCAAGGCCTTCGCCGGCGGCTGGTTCCATTCCGGCGATCTCGGCGTGCTGCACCCCGACGGCTACATCCAGCTCAAGGACCGCTCCAAGGACATAATCATCTCCGGCGGCGAGAACATCTCCTCCATCGAGGTGGAGGATGTGCTGTTCAAGCACCCGGACGTGATCGCCGCCGCCGTCGTCGCCAAGCCGGACGACAAGTGGGGCGAAACGCCCTGCGCCTTCGTCGAGACGCGGGCAGGCACCGCGGTGAGCGCGGACGATCTGATCGCCTTCTGCCGCGAGCGCCTCGCCCACTTCAAGGCCCCGCGCCATGTGGTCTTCACCGACCTGCCCAAGACCTCCACGGGGAAGATCCAGAAGTTCGTCCTGCGCGAGCGCGCCCGGGAGATGTGA
- a CDS encoding DUF465 domain-containing protein: MSLQSHLVELQKRHSDLERKLEDARRHPSADSLEIASLKRQKLQLKDEIERLRTSETVH, encoded by the coding sequence ATGTCCCTTCAGTCGCATCTCGTCGAGTTGCAGAAACGCCACTCGGACCTGGAGCGCAAGCTGGAAGACGCCCGGCGTCACCCCAGCGCGGACTCGCTTGAAATCGCCTCCCTCAAGCGTCAGAAACTTCAGCTCAAGGACGAGATCGAACGGCTGAGAACGTCCGAAACCGTACACTGA
- a CDS encoding DUF465 domain-containing protein, translating into MDSGLNGGDDEKAVRMELARLRQEHRDLDSAIDAMSESGRADALQIQRLKKKKLALKDRIATLEDKLLPDIIA; encoded by the coding sequence ATGGATTCCGGACTGAACGGCGGCGACGACGAGAAAGCCGTTCGCATGGAACTGGCGCGGCTGCGCCAGGAGCACCGCGATCTCGATAGCGCAATCGATGCCATGAGCGAGTCCGGCCGCGCGGACGCCTTGCAGATCCAGCGCCTCAAGAAGAAGAAGCTCGCGCTCAAGGACCGGATCGCGACGCTGGAGGACAAGCTGCTTCCCGATATCATCGCCTGA
- the purE gene encoding 5-(carboxyamino)imidazole ribonucleotide mutase produces MTTDTPLVAIIMGSQSDWPTMKHAADTLAALEIAHEARIVSAHRTPERLYDFARGARDAGVKVVIAGAGGAAHLPGMTASMTPLPVFGVPIESRTLKGEDSLLSIVQMPAGIPVGTLAIGRAGAVNAALMAAAVLALNDPALADRLDAWRARQSAAVAERPVDEA; encoded by the coding sequence ATGACCACCGACACGCCGCTTGTGGCGATCATCATGGGCAGTCAGTCCGACTGGCCCACCATGAAACACGCTGCCGACACGCTGGCGGCGCTGGAGATCGCGCATGAGGCGCGCATCGTCTCCGCGCATCGCACGCCCGAGCGGCTCTACGATTTCGCCAGGGGCGCGCGCGATGCGGGCGTCAAGGTGGTGATCGCCGGCGCCGGCGGCGCGGCGCATCTGCCCGGCATGACCGCCTCCATGACGCCGCTGCCGGTCTTCGGCGTGCCGATCGAGTCGCGCACCCTCAAGGGCGAGGACAGCCTGCTGTCGATCGTGCAGATGCCGGCCGGCATCCCCGTCGGCACGCTGGCCATCGGGCGGGCCGGGGCGGTCAACGCCGCGCTGATGGCGGCGGCCGTTCTGGCGCTGAACGATCCCGCCCTTGCCGACCGGCTCGACGCCTGGCGCGCGCGCCAGAGCGCGGCGGTCGCCGAGCGCCCCGTCGACGAGGCCTGA
- a CDS encoding 5-(carboxyamino)imidazole ribonucleotide synthase, translating into MTRSRDFTPLVPGETIGILGGGQLGRMLALAAAPLGLKTHVFCPDPASPAFEVAAARTVAAYDDTAALDAFAAAVDVVTYEFENVPGPTAAHLAERVAVHPGPGALAVAQDRLDEKTFLREAGVPIADFRRIDAEADLAPALADLGGAGVLKTRRMGYDGKGQTMLRSVADAEGAFTRLGGVPAILEAFVPFEREVSVIAARGVDGTLRAYDVAENVHRDHILKTSTVPATLDADTAAEARMLAERIADRLDYVGVIGVEMFVLPEGGETRLLVNEIAPRVHNSGHWTQDACLVSQFEQHMRAVAGWPLGSAERHCDVVMENLIGAEAGRWAEILADPDAALHLYGKAETRPGRKMGHVNRIRPLRA; encoded by the coding sequence ATGACCCGCTCCCGCGACTTCACCCCGCTCGTTCCGGGCGAGACGATCGGCATTCTCGGCGGCGGCCAGCTCGGCCGCATGCTGGCGCTCGCCGCCGCCCCGCTCGGTCTCAAGACGCATGTCTTCTGCCCCGATCCGGCAAGCCCCGCCTTCGAGGTCGCGGCCGCGCGCACCGTCGCGGCCTACGACGACACGGCCGCGCTCGACGCCTTCGCGGCCGCCGTCGATGTGGTTACCTACGAATTCGAGAACGTGCCCGGTCCGACCGCCGCCCATCTGGCCGAACGGGTCGCGGTGCATCCCGGGCCGGGCGCGCTCGCCGTCGCGCAGGATCGGCTCGACGAAAAGACCTTCCTGCGCGAGGCCGGTGTGCCGATCGCCGACTTCCGGCGCATCGACGCCGAGGCGGACCTGGCGCCGGCGCTCGCCGATCTCGGCGGAGCGGGCGTCCTGAAGACGCGCCGCATGGGCTACGACGGCAAGGGGCAGACGATGCTGCGCTCCGTCGCCGACGCGGAGGGGGCCTTCACGCGTCTGGGCGGCGTGCCGGCGATCCTGGAAGCCTTCGTGCCCTTCGAACGCGAGGTGTCGGTGATCGCCGCACGCGGCGTCGACGGAACCTTGCGCGCCTATGACGTGGCCGAGAATGTCCACCGCGACCACATCCTCAAGACCTCCACCGTGCCGGCGACCCTCGACGCGGATACGGCGGCTGAGGCCCGTATGCTCGCCGAACGCATCGCCGACCGGCTCGACTATGTCGGGGTGATCGGGGTCGAAATGTTCGTGTTGCCGGAAGGCGGGGAGACCCGGCTGCTGGTCAACGAGATCGCGCCTCGGGTGCACAATTCCGGCCACTGGACCCAGGACGCCTGCCTTGTGTCGCAATTCGAGCAGCACATGCGCGCCGTCGCCGGCTGGCCGCTCGGCAGCGCGGAGCGCCATTGCGACGTGGTCATGGAAAACCTGATCGGTGCGGAGGCCGGGCGTTGGGCCGAGATCCTCGCCGACCCCGACGCCGCGTTGCATCTCTACGGCAAGGCCGAGACGCGCCCGGGCCGCAAGATGGGCCACGTCAACCGGATCCGCCCCTTGCGCGCGTGA
- a CDS encoding MATE family efflux transporter has translation MTTTSARPHADQTPAAPWRAEVAQSLRLGVPIAGAQVAQIAINTTDVLMIGWLGAVELAAAVLAFNFYILVWLFGVGVLQAVIPLAARARGERRPRDLRRAVRMGFWFVALYMIPTWGLLWFTEAILLALGQEAEVARLAGGYARVLMFAALPSLLIMALRNFITVLEKAQVVLWATVAGVVLNVIVNYLLIFGNFGFPRLELIGAGVASVVTSTFTLLLLVIYVLRQRQLRRYAVFGRIWRSDWPKFFEILRLGWPIAVTLLTEVALFSGSAVMMGWVGTVPLAAHGIATQLASITFMVPLGLGQAGMIRVGLAAGRGDRAGVGRAGWTAIAVSLAFMGACAIVFWVSPEPLVRLFLDLDNPQADEVLAIGVTFLFVAALFQIFDGAQVVGGSLLRGLADTKVPMIICVFGYWVVGAGGAYLLAFPLGLGGIGIWWGLAIGLAFVAVIAIWRFALRERIGLI, from the coding sequence ATGACCACGACGTCCGCCCGACCGCACGCGGATCAGACGCCCGCCGCCCCATGGCGCGCGGAGGTGGCGCAGAGCCTGCGCCTCGGCGTGCCCATCGCCGGCGCGCAGGTCGCGCAGATCGCCATCAACACCACCGACGTGTTGATGATCGGCTGGCTCGGTGCGGTGGAACTGGCGGCGGCCGTTCTGGCGTTCAACTTCTATATTCTGGTGTGGCTGTTCGGCGTGGGCGTGCTGCAGGCGGTGATCCCGCTCGCGGCGCGGGCGCGGGGCGAGCGGCGGCCGCGCGATCTGCGCCGGGCGGTGCGCATGGGCTTCTGGTTCGTGGCGCTTTACATGATCCCGACCTGGGGGCTGTTGTGGTTCACCGAGGCGATCCTGCTGGCGCTTGGCCAGGAGGCGGAGGTGGCGCGCCTTGCCGGCGGCTATGCGCGGGTGCTGATGTTCGCCGCGCTGCCCTCGCTGCTGATCATGGCCCTGCGCAACTTCATCACCGTGCTGGAAAAGGCGCAGGTCGTGCTGTGGGCGACCGTCGCCGGCGTGGTGCTCAATGTCATCGTCAACTATCTGCTGATCTTCGGCAATTTCGGCTTTCCGCGGCTCGAGCTGATCGGCGCCGGCGTTGCCTCGGTGGTGACCTCGACCTTCACGCTGCTGCTGCTGGTGATCTATGTGCTGCGGCAGCGTCAGCTGCGCCGCTATGCGGTCTTCGGGCGCATCTGGCGCAGCGACTGGCCGAAGTTCTTCGAGATCCTGCGGCTCGGCTGGCCGATCGCGGTGACGCTCCTGACCGAGGTGGCGCTGTTTTCCGGCTCGGCGGTGATGATGGGCTGGGTCGGCACCGTGCCGCTTGCCGCGCACGGGATTGCGACCCAGCTTGCCTCGATCACCTTCATGGTGCCGCTCGGGCTGGGGCAGGCGGGCATGATCCGCGTCGGACTGGCGGCGGGCCGGGGTGACCGGGCCGGCGTCGGGCGCGCCGGCTGGACGGCGATCGCTGTCTCGCTCGCCTTCATGGGCGCTTGCGCCATCGTTTTCTGGGTGTCGCCGGAGCCGCTGGTGCGCCTGTTCCTCGATCTCGACAATCCGCAGGCGGACGAGGTGCTGGCAATCGGCGTGACCTTCCTGTTCGTCGCGGCGCTGTTTCAGATCTTCGACGGGGCGCAGGTCGTGGGCGGCAGTCTGCTGCGCGGGCTCGCCGACACCAAGGTGCCGATGATCATCTGCGTGTTCGGCTACTGGGTCGTGGGGGCAGGCGGGGCCTACCTGTTGGCCTTCCCGCTCGGGCTCGGCGGTATCGGCATCTGGTGGGGACTGGCGATCGGGCTTGCCTTCGTCGCGGTGATCGCCATCTGGCGCTTCGCGTTGCGCGAGCGAATCGGGCTGATCTGA
- the rpsU gene encoding 30S ribosomal protein S21 has protein sequence MQVLVRDNNVDQALKALKKKMQREGIFREMKLRGHYEKPSEKKAREKAEAVRRARKLARKRAQREGLLPGKSARR, from the coding sequence GTGCAGGTTTTGGTCCGCGACAACAATGTCGATCAGGCGCTCAAGGCGCTGAAGAAGAAAATGCAGCGCGAAGGCATCTTTCGCGAGATGAAGCTCCGCGGTCACTACGAAAAGCCGTCGGAGAAGAAGGCCCGCGAAAAGGCCGAAGCCGTGCGCCGCGCGCGCAAGCTGGCCCGCAAGCGCGCCCAGCGCGAAGGCCTGCTGCCGGGCAAGTCCGCACGTCGCTGA